In a single window of the Flavivirga spongiicola genome:
- a CDS encoding DUF5004 domain-containing protein has protein sequence MKNPNALLSSLLAVALLTISCSNDDNNCTEDLTGALSDKETSFAHKWVLSAIVSEKEIDLTDDNEDNPSTNIFDQYSDCEKDAFYDFKNDRSYQFSQGLNASNCNNKQTSSGTWKLTENSLALVSFCNLRIINIEFNTDTTSFSVDDNFIFTDVNDNRINSKTKITYTKVAI, from the coding sequence ATGAAAAACCCAAATGCACTACTAAGCAGCTTATTGGCAGTTGCCCTATTGACTATTAGCTGTAGCAATGATGATAATAATTGTACAGAAGACTTAACTGGAGCACTAAGCGATAAAGAAACCTCATTTGCCCATAAGTGGGTTTTATCAGCCATCGTTTCAGAGAAAGAAATAGATTTAACCGATGATAATGAAGATAACCCAAGCACCAACATATTTGATCAATACTCAGACTGCGAGAAAGATGCTTTCTATGATTTTAAAAATGATAGATCCTACCAGTTTAGTCAAGGACTAAACGCATCTAATTGCAACAATAAGCAAACATCAAGTGGAACCTGGAAGTTAACAGAGAATTCTTTAGCCCTAGTAAGTTTCTGTAATCTACGAATAATTAACATTGAATTTAATACAGATACTACTTCGTTCTCCGTTGATGACAATTTCATTTTTACTGACGTAAATGAC
- a CDS encoding alpha-L-fucosidase produces MERFITRILMLFITIIGFSQESTDDLRLYNDFADISADNIFKTEGYFNWGASIIKGDDGKYHLFYARWEKKYSFYGWLTHSEVAHATSKSPAGPWKYKETALKGVGGNRWDAITAHNPKIKYFEGKYYLYYIATNMGDKIISEEELIETSKVGYSHPNWKVLRPNQRTGVAVSNSINGPWKRMDQPLIEPSGPIKTLTVNPAIDKDKNGTYHLVVKGDKPDVTGFVRNQAIAISDSPTGPFEIQEKPVIDYMDTEDMSVWYDKKRERFYGVFHAHKFIGLVTSKDGINWKKANDHILKLKSVQLEDGSTLKPERMERPFIFTENGEPTVLSLAIKKGNESYTVFIPIEKPEFPKPNKRQLAWQEAELGVVYHYDLHVFDGIKYGQGGNRIDPVSDYQIFNPKNLDTDQWVKAAKDAGAKFAILTATHETGFALFQSEVNPYSVKAVKWKGGKGDVVADFVASCRKYGIKPGIYLGIRWNSFMGVHDFKVNGEGAFKENRQKYYNQMVEGMVKEICTKYGELFEIWFDGGADHPDNGAPDVLPIVRKYQPNCLFYHNGQLAEARWGGSESGIVSYPSWATFPYPVTGAGESAKKNIAKDNFKLLKQGDPNGAFWVPAMSDAPLRGYNGRHEWFWEPGDEAHIFPLEDLMNMYYKSIGRNSTLIIGLTPNPDGLMPEGDVIRLKEWGDEIKRRFETPIAFTSGKGKKVTLKLENPTVINHVIIQEDIRLGERVRVYSLEGFVKGKWKVLSQGESIGQKRIEQFENVEISRIRLKVLESDREPQIKSMSAYYVTDKN; encoded by the coding sequence ATGGAAAGATTTATTACCAGAATACTTATGTTGTTTATTACAATTATTGGGTTTTCTCAAGAAAGTACTGATGATTTACGCTTGTATAATGATTTTGCAGATATTTCTGCAGATAATATTTTTAAAACAGAAGGCTATTTTAATTGGGGTGCTTCCATTATTAAAGGAGATGATGGGAAATATCATTTGTTCTATGCCCGATGGGAAAAGAAATATTCTTTTTATGGATGGTTAACACATTCTGAAGTGGCACATGCTACATCTAAAAGTCCGGCAGGTCCATGGAAATATAAAGAGACTGCTTTAAAAGGAGTGGGGGGAAATCGATGGGATGCCATCACAGCCCATAATCCGAAGATTAAATATTTTGAGGGGAAATACTATTTGTATTATATCGCTACTAATATGGGCGATAAAATAATTTCTGAAGAAGAGTTGATAGAAACTTCAAAGGTCGGTTACAGCCATCCAAATTGGAAGGTATTACGTCCAAATCAACGAACTGGTGTTGCTGTTTCAAATTCAATAAATGGTCCCTGGAAAAGAATGGACCAACCACTAATAGAACCTTCGGGACCGATTAAAACGTTGACCGTAAACCCCGCCATAGATAAAGATAAAAATGGGACATACCATTTGGTTGTAAAAGGTGATAAACCTGATGTAACAGGTTTTGTAAGAAATCAAGCCATTGCTATTTCAGACAGTCCTACGGGACCATTTGAAATTCAAGAGAAACCGGTAATTGATTATATGGATACTGAAGATATGTCGGTTTGGTATGATAAAAAACGGGAGCGTTTTTATGGCGTTTTTCATGCACATAAATTTATTGGTTTGGTGACATCGAAAGATGGGATTAATTGGAAAAAGGCTAATGATCATATTCTGAAATTGAAATCGGTTCAATTAGAAGATGGATCGACTTTAAAGCCAGAGCGTATGGAGCGCCCTTTTATTTTTACTGAGAATGGAGAACCCACGGTATTGAGTTTGGCAATAAAAAAAGGAAATGAATCCTACACTGTTTTTATTCCTATTGAAAAACCGGAATTCCCCAAACCTAATAAACGACAATTGGCTTGGCAAGAGGCTGAATTGGGAGTCGTGTATCATTATGATTTACATGTGTTTGATGGCATAAAATATGGGCAAGGTGGTAATAGAATTGACCCTGTTTCAGATTATCAAATATTCAATCCTAAAAACTTAGATACAGATCAATGGGTGAAGGCAGCGAAAGACGCCGGTGCAAAATTTGCTATATTAACAGCAACCCATGAAACAGGGTTTGCTTTGTTTCAGTCGGAAGTTAACCCTTATAGCGTAAAAGCAGTAAAGTGGAAGGGTGGAAAAGGTGATGTTGTAGCAGACTTTGTTGCATCTTGTAGAAAGTACGGAATAAAACCAGGAATTTATCTTGGGATTCGCTGGAACTCTTTTATGGGAGTTCACGATTTTAAGGTGAATGGTGAAGGTGCTTTTAAAGAAAATCGTCAGAAGTATTACAACCAAATGGTTGAAGGCATGGTCAAAGAGATTTGTACCAAATATGGAGAACTTTTTGAAATATGGTTTGATGGAGGTGCAGATCATCCAGATAATGGAGCACCAGACGTTTTACCTATCGTTAGAAAATATCAACCAAACTGTTTGTTTTATCACAATGGGCAATTGGCAGAAGCAAGATGGGGCGGTTCTGAATCAGGAATAGTGAGTTACCCAAGCTGGGCAACATTCCCTTATCCTGTTACAGGAGCGGGAGAAAGTGCTAAAAAGAATATTGCAAAAGACAATTTTAAGTTATTAAAGCAAGGAGATCCAAACGGAGCGTTTTGGGTACCTGCGATGTCTGATGCACCATTGCGAGGTTATAATGGTCGCCATGAATGGTTTTGGGAGCCTGGTGATGAAGCACATATTTTTCCTTTGGAGGATTTAATGAATATGTATTATAAATCTATCGGAAGAAATTCTACGCTAATTATAGGGTTGACCCCAAATCCAGATGGTTTAATGCCAGAAGGAGATGTGATTCGATTAAAAGAATGGGGTGATGAAATTAAAAGAAGGTTTGAAACTCCCATTGCTTTTACTTCTGGAAAAGGAAAAAAAGTAACCTTAAAATTAGAAAACCCAACTGTAATTAATCATGTCATTATTCAAGAGGATATTCGTTTGGGAGAACGTGTTCGTGTTTATTCGTTAGAAGGATTTGTTAAAGGAAAATGGAAAGTATTGTCTCAAGGAGAAAGTATTGGACAAAAACGAATTGAACAGTTTGAAAATGTTGAGATTAGTCGTATCAGATTAAAAGTACTGGAATCAGATAGAGAACCTCAAATAAAGTCTATGAGTGCTTATTATGTCACAGATAAAAATTAA
- a CDS encoding right-handed parallel beta-helix repeat-containing protein yields the protein MKKTILVSTLLMILLINACSKTSIQEIYVSPMGSSQNTGFQDSPLFTIQEALDKALAYKKENAQTQIIIHVSEGEYRLDKSIQFNAALSGVKIVGAGVDKVVVKGSQQLDLEWKAYKDQILVAKVNSQIQFDQFFVNGKQQILARYPNYDEKGGHWQGHAADAIDPERVKTWKQPKGAVIHAMHRGEWGGFHYEVTKANEDGTLELTAGHQNNRPSEMHHKYRMVENVFEELDSPGEWYLDKENQLLYYWPTETMSIKKAKLEGITLKHLVAIVGDEKNPVKNIEITGIKFEHAQRTLMETYEPLLRSDWTIYRGGAVFIENSENISITDCEFTNLGGNVIFVSKYNRGVIIKGNHIHDSGATAVSFVGDASAVRSPSFQYGEYVPLAEMDTIKGPANDLYPSDCIVDDNLIYRIGRVEKQVAGVQISMAMDITIRSNSIYDIPRAGINVSEGTWGGHIIEYNDVFNTVLETSDHGAFNSWGRDRFWHPNRSVMNKLTTDNPEMPYWDAIHTTEIKFNRFRCDHGWDIDLDDGSSNYIVSNNVCLNGGIKLREGFYRTVENNIMVNNSFHPHVWFEKSGDVFRKNVMMTDYKDIRLSGWGKDVDSNLFPNEKALQKAQKNGTDANSVFGNPLFEDPKVGNYTLAKNSPAFKIGFQNIPMDKFGVQKPSLKAIAKTPELPVIWSVENDKSEESITMNWLGATIKNIETIEERSASGLNKTAGVVILKIAKETVLAASTLKAGDVIIAGEGEEINQIQDLMRVFQGHNWKGKINFKIFRNQKPMDLIVNVKK from the coding sequence ATGAAAAAAACAATACTTGTATCTACTTTATTAATGATTTTACTCATTAATGCTTGTTCTAAAACCTCAATTCAGGAAATATATGTGAGCCCCATGGGAAGTTCTCAAAATACGGGATTTCAGGACTCACCACTATTTACAATTCAGGAGGCTTTGGACAAAGCATTGGCCTATAAAAAGGAGAATGCTCAAACTCAAATTATCATTCATGTTTCAGAGGGTGAATATCGTTTGGATAAATCGATTCAATTCAATGCTGCTTTAAGTGGCGTGAAAATTGTTGGTGCTGGAGTTGATAAGGTCGTTGTAAAAGGATCTCAGCAGTTAGACTTAGAATGGAAGGCATACAAAGATCAAATTTTGGTTGCTAAAGTGAATAGTCAGATTCAGTTTGACCAATTTTTTGTGAATGGTAAACAACAAATATTGGCGCGTTATCCAAATTATGACGAAAAAGGAGGGCACTGGCAAGGGCACGCAGCAGATGCTATAGATCCTGAACGTGTTAAAACTTGGAAGCAGCCTAAAGGAGCGGTCATTCATGCGATGCATAGAGGTGAATGGGGTGGATTTCATTATGAAGTGACGAAAGCAAATGAAGATGGAACTTTGGAGTTAACGGCAGGCCATCAGAATAATAGACCTTCTGAAATGCATCATAAATATAGAATGGTTGAAAATGTATTTGAAGAATTGGATAGTCCAGGCGAGTGGTATTTAGATAAGGAAAATCAACTTTTATATTATTGGCCAACGGAAACTATGTCTATAAAAAAGGCAAAATTAGAAGGGATAACTTTAAAGCATTTAGTTGCAATTGTCGGTGATGAAAAAAATCCTGTTAAGAATATTGAGATCACTGGAATTAAATTTGAGCATGCACAACGAACACTAATGGAAACGTACGAACCTTTGTTAAGAAGTGATTGGACTATTTATAGAGGAGGCGCCGTATTTATAGAAAATTCAGAAAACATATCGATAACAGATTGTGAGTTTACCAATTTAGGAGGAAACGTAATTTTTGTGAGTAAATACAATAGAGGAGTCATAATTAAAGGGAATCACATTCACGATAGCGGTGCCACCGCGGTAAGTTTTGTTGGTGATGCTAGTGCTGTAAGATCACCATCATTTCAGTATGGAGAATATGTGCCTTTGGCAGAAATGGATACTATTAAAGGACCAGCCAACGATTTGTATCCAAGTGATTGTATTGTTGACGATAACTTGATTTATAGAATTGGTCGTGTGGAAAAACAGGTGGCTGGAGTACAGATATCCATGGCCATGGATATTACCATTCGTTCTAATAGCATTTATGATATTCCGCGAGCGGGAATTAATGTGAGTGAAGGAACTTGGGGTGGGCATATTATTGAATACAATGATGTGTTTAATACGGTTTTAGAAACTTCTGATCATGGCGCGTTTAATTCATGGGGTAGAGATCGTTTTTGGCACCCGAATAGATCGGTGATGAATAAATTAACTACCGATAATCCGGAAATGCCATATTGGGATGCCATTCATACTACTGAAATTAAATTTAACAGGTTTCGTTGTGACCATGGTTGGGATATTGATTTGGATGATGGCTCTTCAAACTATATAGTTTCGAATAATGTATGTTTAAACGGTGGAATTAAGCTACGAGAAGGGTTTTATCGTACGGTTGAGAATAATATTATGGTGAATAATAGTTTTCACCCTCATGTTTGGTTTGAAAAAAGTGGCGATGTATTTAGAAAAAATGTGATGATGACCGATTATAAAGATATTCGTTTAAGTGGTTGGGGAAAAGATGTAGACTCTAATTTATTTCCAAATGAAAAAGCACTACAAAAGGCACAAAAAAATGGAACAGATGCTAATAGTGTATTTGGAAACCCATTATTTGAAGACCCGAAGGTTGGGAATTATACACTTGCAAAAAATTCACCGGCATTTAAAATTGGCTTTCAAAATATTCCGATGGATAAATTTGGTGTGCAAAAACCAAGTTTAAAAGCAATCGCCAAAACGCCGGAACTGCCAGTGATTTGGTCTGTGGAAAATGACAAATCAGAAGAATCAATCACTATGAATTGGTTAGGTGCTACGATTAAAAATATTGAAACGATTGAAGAAAGATCAGCGTCAGGTTTAAATAAAACGGCAGGAGTTGTGATTTTAAAAATTGCAAAAGAAACCGTTTTGGCAGCATCAACTTTAAAAGCTGGGGATGTCATTATTGCCGGGGAAGGCGAAGAAATAAATCAGATTCAAGATTTAATGCGAGTATTCCAAGGGCATAATTGGAAAGGAAAGATTAACTTTAAAATCTTTAGAAACCAAAAACCAATGGATTTAATCGTTAATGTAAAAAAATAA
- a CDS encoding sialate O-acetylesterase: MNFVVNSTTKPLRKIVLAYVFFLCCLNAQAKIWLPSVLSDNMVLQQNSEATIWGWTTRANEKISVTGSWDNIKITVEAYQGTWSLKLPTPKAGGPFTVTIEGHEKIILTNVLIGEVWICSGQSNMEWTPLHGLDNAEKEIANATYSNIRFFSVPKHISKYPQDDSFGEWVESAPETMKNFSSVGYFFGRRLHKDLNVPVGLINSSWGGTNVEVWIPEEVIQQKKELVKSIDRIPENVWRPRNEALAYNAMIHPLINFDVAGAIWYQGESNRVNAEYYHQAFSMMINSWRKDWKKEFPFYFVEIAPYNYNSETNLEAAYVREAQLKTMQTVENTGMAVTNDIGNLKDIHPTNKQEVGRRLALWALAKTYGVKDIAYSGPIYKSLKIEKSKAIVTFDFTGKGLEVKGKEVKEFFIAGADKKFYPAKVKVYGNRVELKSKKVKKPVAVRFAFTETALPNLYNSHGLPAAAFRTDDWGVKKK, from the coding sequence ATGAATTTTGTTGTAAACAGTACTACCAAGCCTCTTAGAAAAATAGTATTAGCCTATGTGTTCTTTTTATGTTGTTTGAATGCTCAGGCAAAAATTTGGTTACCTTCTGTATTATCAGATAATATGGTTTTACAACAAAATTCTGAAGCCACAATCTGGGGTTGGACTACAAGAGCAAATGAGAAAATTTCTGTTACAGGATCTTGGGATAACATAAAAATAACCGTTGAAGCTTATCAAGGTACTTGGTCTTTAAAATTACCTACGCCTAAAGCAGGTGGACCATTTACCGTAACTATTGAAGGACATGAAAAGATAATTTTAACTAATGTACTAATAGGGGAAGTATGGATTTGTTCCGGGCAATCGAATATGGAATGGACACCGCTTCATGGATTGGACAATGCTGAAAAGGAAATAGCAAATGCTACGTATTCAAATATTCGATTTTTTTCAGTCCCAAAACACATTTCAAAGTATCCCCAGGATGATTCCTTTGGAGAATGGGTAGAGAGCGCTCCGGAAACCATGAAGAATTTTAGTTCTGTTGGATATTTTTTTGGTAGAAGATTACATAAAGATTTAAATGTTCCGGTTGGATTAATTAACTCAAGCTGGGGTGGAACTAATGTGGAAGTGTGGATTCCAGAAGAAGTCATACAACAGAAGAAAGAACTTGTAAAAAGTATAGATCGTATTCCTGAGAATGTATGGCGACCGAGAAATGAGGCTTTAGCTTATAATGCCATGATTCATCCATTGATTAATTTTGATGTAGCAGGTGCTATTTGGTATCAAGGAGAATCAAATAGAGTGAATGCGGAATATTATCACCAAGCATTTTCAATGATGATAAATTCTTGGCGAAAAGATTGGAAAAAGGAGTTTCCATTTTATTTTGTGGAAATAGCACCATATAATTATAATTCTGAAACCAATTTGGAAGCTGCATATGTGCGTGAAGCACAATTGAAAACTATGCAGACAGTTGAGAATACAGGAATGGCTGTTACCAATGATATTGGAAACCTTAAAGATATTCACCCTACCAATAAACAAGAAGTAGGAAGACGTTTGGCTTTGTGGGCGCTTGCGAAAACCTATGGAGTAAAAGATATAGCCTACAGTGGACCCATATATAAGTCATTAAAAATTGAAAAGAGTAAGGCCATCGTAACATTTGATTTTACAGGAAAAGGTTTAGAAGTAAAAGGAAAAGAAGTGAAGGAATTTTTTATAGCAGGGGCTGATAAAAAATTCTATCCAGCCAAAGTGAAAGTTTACGGAAATAGGGTAGAGTTAAAATCAAAAAAAGTAAAAAAACCAGTAGCAGTGCGTTTTGCTTTTACCGAAACGGCATTGCCAAACTTATACAACAGTCATGGTTTGCCGGCAGCGGCTTTTAGAACCGATGATTGGGGTGTTAAGAAAAAATAA
- a CDS encoding sulfatase family protein has product MRVRNVNKIGIGILAVMLMIGCNKNQKVKQVSPAKKQPNIIYVLADDLGYGDITAFNKDSKISTPNIDKMAAEGMKFTDAHTSSSVCTPTRYGILTGRYNWRSRLKSSVLGGKSKALIPNSRTTIASLLKKQGYTTAYIGKWHLGWDWALKNDQDTLSEGWSPKDDVKEIDFSKPITNGPKELGFEYSYGHSGSLDMAPYVYVENGMPTMIPTKTTVNEGQGFWRKGLTADDFVHEDVTPNFFRRAISYVEEKAKEDKPFFLYLPLPSPHTPILPTEAFQGKSGLDNPYGDFVMLVDAYMGQLLEQLKKSGIEENTLVVFTSDNGCSPQANFKRLIEKGHNPSAQYRGHKADIFEAGHRVPFIVKWTNSVKAGTVNNQTICTTDFAATAASISNYNLNDQEAEDSFDMMPLLTQSFKGNTFRKGTIHHSINGSFAIRKGDFKLIMCPGSGGWSFPRPNNKKVIDTLPEIQLYNLKEDPSETRNLQNDFPEIVEELKSLLTLQITNGRSTPGVNQQNDTGAHWKQLWWIN; this is encoded by the coding sequence ATGAGAGTCCGAAATGTAAATAAAATTGGGATTGGAATACTAGCGGTTATGCTTATGATTGGTTGTAATAAGAACCAAAAAGTGAAGCAAGTAAGCCCTGCTAAAAAACAGCCAAATATTATTTATGTATTAGCCGATGATTTGGGATATGGAGATATTACTGCTTTTAATAAGGACAGTAAGATTTCAACTCCAAATATTGATAAAATGGCAGCAGAAGGGATGAAATTCACTGATGCGCATACATCATCTTCGGTATGCACACCTACCAGATATGGAATTTTAACCGGTCGCTATAATTGGAGGTCGAGATTGAAATCAAGTGTTCTTGGTGGAAAATCTAAAGCGTTGATTCCTAATTCTAGAACTACGATAGCATCTTTATTGAAAAAGCAAGGATATACCACTGCATATATTGGAAAATGGCATTTAGGTTGGGATTGGGCATTAAAAAATGACCAAGATACGTTGTCGGAAGGCTGGAGTCCAAAAGATGATGTAAAAGAAATTGATTTTTCAAAACCCATAACCAATGGTCCAAAAGAACTTGGGTTTGAATACTCATATGGTCATAGCGGGTCGCTAGATATGGCACCTTATGTGTATGTCGAAAACGGCATGCCTACGATGATCCCAACAAAGACAACGGTGAATGAGGGGCAAGGGTTTTGGAGAAAAGGTTTGACAGCTGATGATTTTGTGCATGAAGATGTGACGCCTAATTTCTTTAGAAGAGCTATTTCTTATGTTGAAGAAAAGGCGAAAGAAGATAAACCGTTCTTTTTGTATTTGCCCTTACCATCACCACATACACCCATTTTACCAACGGAAGCATTTCAGGGAAAAAGTGGATTGGACAACCCTTATGGAGATTTTGTGATGTTGGTAGATGCTTATATGGGACAATTATTGGAACAATTGAAAAAATCGGGTATTGAAGAGAATACCCTGGTGGTTTTTACGAGTGATAACGGCTGTTCTCCACAAGCGAATTTTAAAAGGTTGATAGAAAAAGGACACAATCCCAGTGCGCAATATAGAGGGCATAAAGCTGATATTTTTGAAGCAGGGCATAGAGTGCCTTTTATTGTAAAATGGACAAATAGTGTGAAGGCAGGAACCGTGAATAATCAAACCATTTGTACAACTGATTTTGCAGCCACTGCCGCTTCAATTTCCAATTATAATTTGAATGATCAAGAGGCTGAAGATAGTTTTGATATGATGCCTCTATTAACTCAGAGTTTTAAAGGAAATACCTTCAGAAAAGGAACCATTCACCATTCTATCAATGGAAGTTTTGCCATTAGAAAAGGGGACTTTAAATTAATTATGTGCCCAGGTTCTGGTGGATGGAGTTTTCCCAGACCTAATAATAAAAAGGTGATTGATACGCTTCCTGAAATTCAGCTGTATAATTTGAAAGAGGATCCGAGTGAAACGCGTAATTTACAGAATGATTTTCCAGAGATTGTAGAAGAACTTAAGAGTTTATTGACACTTCAAATTACTAATGGAAGGAGCACTCCTGGTGTTAATCAACAAAATGATACTGGTGCACATTGGAAGCAATTATGGTGGATAAATTAG